The genomic region TGTATCTAATTGTTCCTCATTACAAAGTTTATGAGTGGACATTTTGAGTGACAAAAGAAATTGACCATTTTACCTGTATTGACCATCTAAACTATTGTCTTAAAACCAAATTAAATATATGcatctgtcattttcacaaGTTGGAGCAGGGAGGCCGCTCGCCTCTTAACTGGAGTACttaagagggagcacataactcccatcctggcctccctccactggctacctgagcactttagagtccattttaagattctttcatttgtttttaaatctttaaatggactggccctgctctacctctctgagctccttcaccccccatgctcctgctcggtgcctcaggtcagctgatctgctgctcctggaggtaccgaggtcaaagcgaaagctcagaggggatagagccttttctgtagctgctcctaaattatggaacgagcttcctttaaatattagacaagcctcctcactgtctgtttttaaaactcgtcttaaaacccatttttattccttggctttcaacccagcatgagactctgctcctgttttagtgttttatggtttgtttgtttgtttgtttttttaaattattgttttattgtttttaatttgttttaaaaacaataaaacaattattttagtatttatttcctgttaattgttttatgttcctgtgttgttttatctatttatgtacagcactctgtttcagctggggttgttttaatgtgttaaaagttgaagttgaagttgaagttaaaGGAATGgacataattatttaaatgttctacagtcagcagtaaaataaaaaccagaCCAGACAGAAAGTATATTCCTCAATGTGTTTATTGAGTAGCGGAGGACAGTTAGCATCAACTTGTCCTGGTAGTGCACACGAAGATGACACATATAACGAGAAGacacagcacatttactcaCAACCAATCaggtttctctctttttctttagaCACAAGTACATTTGACATTAAGTTTAATAACCTTAATGCTGCATATAACTTTTCTTTTATAGTTTTCTTTCTatatctttaatgttttttttatttctcacttCTTGTTCGCTGTTACCACCAAAAtcacagaaacatttaattGTTGTTTAAAACTGACAGATTGCTTTGAAcatgttcctgtctgtgtgtgttatatgtgtcGGCACCCTCCAACATGTTTATTTGGAGGCCGGATTAAAGTAAGGCCGGATCTTCATGCTGATGGCCTTGAGGGAATACCAACTTCCCTTCCAGTTCATCCAGACCACACCGTCGTCTGTGCCGTGCTTGGCCATCTGTTTCGTGTACGCTCCACCTATGTAGTATCGACCGTTGGGATTGGCCGAGTGGCAGCGGTTGTACCACCATCCGCCTCCATCTTCCTTAGCACACTGTTTGGAGGGATCGCCGGGGGTCCTGgtcaaaacaaacagggacGGAAATATCTGATAAATCTGACAATGACTTATAAAATGACCAGTATATGacacatcattatattattaccATTAATAGATATTTTAGACACACATAAAGGACTCATTTGAAGTTTAACATGGAGTTTTTGCAACTAAACCTTATCAAACCTTTACTGTAGAGGTAGCACTTTAGAAAAACTGTCATATACATTTTTGACCAATAAAAGcaaattatgtattttgttagtttgtttggAGGACTTTATATAACAGACTTAAAGTAATCTAACTCTACAGTTACCGTAAAAACATGCTGACACCGAGCACACCTACCAGTTGTCATTGTCTCTGTCGTAGGTGCTGAACATCATGCCGTTGTGTATGGTCATGGTGCGGTTTTCACCAAAGAGTTCCATGGATCCCAACAGGAAACCGTTGCCAGCGTTACCACTATAACCATCGACAGCCATGACGTAGTTGGATGCCTCTGTTTGGATGGTAAACTGCTGATACTGGGCATAGACCTAAAGAATAGCAGACACCATTGGAAGATGAGTTTCATTTCAAACTGaggtgaggggtgagggggggggggtttgctgGCAAATACAATCAACTTCTGTTTatgacttgtttttaaaagtatgagTGTGTTAAATAATTTGATAGGGATAGCACTTAATGGAGGATTCATGCAATAGTCTTAAAATATGGAGTTCTTATTTTCATGCTGGTATGTAAGAAGTGAACCATGAGGAATCCAGAGTTTACCATGAACCAAGATCAATTTTTTTAAGCTAAACTAGAAGCCTTCAGGACTCACCTGGGCTCCACTCCAATCCGTCATCTCAATAAGAACCTCTGTGGGGCCCATCTTGGTCAGCTGACTGATACGATCGTTACCCAGCCAGTATTCACCTGTCACATGATGGAGAGAGGTAAGTTAGTCAAACACAGATAATGGAAATATGGTTTCCATCCCATTGTGTGTACATCACTCAACACAACTCTCTATTTTTGTGTTCGGTGTGTGTATCTCTCACCAGGAGTTTCGCAGTGACCCTTGCCAACATCAAAGGCGACGTTTCCAAAACCACGTCGATATTCGTCCCAGCGTCTGCCAAAGTCAACGCTGCCATCAAGCCTGCTCTGGATGAGAAGCCAACCTGGGAGAGTACGAAAGGTCCTCTTAATGTacattcaaatgtatgtttttatgcagaTGTTTTATACGCTATTAGCAATTGAAATCTAAAGTCTGCTTTTAATCAGTCAATGTTCaaatttttggatttttggataGAAATGAATTGAAGCACTGGTGTATGTGGCCTGATTTATAGTCTCACCTCCATTCTTGGACGTCTGATCACAGTAGGCTTTGTATGCAGGGTAGAAGGCGTCGGGCTTGACCAAGTACATCTGGGAGTCTTTTCCTCCACGACGGAAGATGTCCTCGCAGTCCTTGCCTGAATCACACAGGAGGAAagttaaacacagaaaaaaacttCACTTCGAGATTGTTGTATGAatcactgaaaaaaaagcattgaaACAGATGctaaatatcaatcaatcaaattacTAAATACTAATGATTTAAATGTCCAATTTGTTCCACCCATGTTTCTAACTACTTATCTGAATCAACAGTACattcttttgttcttttccaCTAAAACTTTTATATTGGGGTGTGGAATTGATGTTCTGGCCtattggggttagggttgggttaaggttagggttaggcccCACACTTACCAGACACAACAGGTACGGGACATTTGGTCGTGCATGGCTCCTTGCACAGCTCCCTTTGGGATTGGATGGCCTTCTCCAGCTTCAGGATCTTCTGCTTGATCTTGTCCAGGACCCCCTGCAAACCATGACACATAATGCACATTAGGGATGTTTCTGGTCTTATGGTTGGAAACAATAGTTCCTGGAATCTGTCGTCCCTTACAAGTGATGTCAAATGACTTGTAAGGGAGTTTTCCTAAGTTTTTGTACAGCTGTGATTACCTATGAGAGCCCTAAATAGCACGTTTTGAATCCTTTGTATGAGCTGTATCATCTTTACTTACAGTGAGTATTCTGATGTTGGAGGGGAAGACGGTGTCGACTGTCTCCTTGATGTAGGCGTGTTGTTCCTCCACTTGATCGGTGTACTGACTCACCACCCTGCTGTTGTctgagagaaggaaaagatggtGGGAATGGAGGGAAATATGGAAAACAAATTTGAGGATATGAGAAAAGTTGACCTCTTTATACATGATTACATTGTACAAACACCATCAACTGCTTTTGGAATAACAAAAGTCTTCatgcagggatgtcaaacatgcggcctgtgggccagatccggcccgccgaggggtccaatccagcccactatccttattcctcccttccttacattttccccttccttccttccttccttcctgtcttctttttcttccttcctttctgtcttctttttcttccttctttccttccttccttccttccttccttcctttattccttccgtctttcattcctgtctactcttccttctcctccttcttttcctccctttcttccttccatctttccttccttccttcctgccttccttccttccttcctttattccttccatctttcattcctgtctactcttccttctcctccttcttttcctccctttcttccttctatctgtccttcctccctttcttccttccatctttccttccatcctccctttcttccttccatctttccttccttccttccttcctttcatccggcccatgtgagattaaattgggaaGTATGgggcccttaaatgaaaataaatttgacacccctgctttaatgATATAACCCTAACTTGTAAAGTCAAGTTTCATTTGATCATCTTTAggccatctctcttttttttttcatcacttaCCGCCAAtgattctctgtctctccctcacaGAGACGGACATTCTGGTGACGTAGTCGTGGATGTCGTTGGTAGATCGGGTCAATTCAGCCACCTGAGGCTTGAGGGTACTGATGCTCTGTGAGACAAACAGCAGATCAGTCAATCCCAGTGTTCTCAATGCCAATATGACAAAACAGACCCTTCGAATTTGGATCAATTTcaaagcagcgatgatcgggcccaagctcccctgccgcgccactactgagcgagacttgctctgacgcatacagagtcaatataaagttggttggattaggaggaatttattaaagtatgtggtgtgaaaattctatcaaaccgtgccaaaattgcaaattcacttcaaaatggccgacttcctgttggagtgagggtatgggtctaagagacttttttgtgcctctttatgtgatacatatatataccaagttttgttcatctatgtcaatctggagggaggggctcaatttccttaatcttctacggggtgcagtacccccatttggccagctgttcctgtttaatggcgaaacatcaaaattcctcacatcgccacgaagaaactaaatccctaatcagaaagtttttgataacttttcatctccaatgtctcaagatgtttctgaaaaaaaaaaatctcttgtgACAAGCCAAGAAACGGTCGTATTAAATGAggagagaaatagaaaaaaagcaGGTGAGGTTTCATTTACCGACTTGACACTCCTCTCCTGTTTCAGCAGCGCGGTCTTCAGCTCGCAACCAGTGGGACACAAAACACcctgaaggacagaaaaaagaacGTAGCTAAAACATACATCTGTACATCTgtgacatttcttcttcttctatctttaTTCTCCTTTTATATCTTCAATCATTATCCCGAACAAGAAATGAGTTATGGTTGTTCTATCTGTACTTGTAGCAGCACATTGGACACATTGGATTAG from Scomber japonicus isolate fScoJap1 chromosome 22, fScoJap1.pri, whole genome shotgun sequence harbors:
- the fgb gene encoding fibrinogen beta chain encodes the protein MKTLLLLSLCVYAAFAQSALEYDDYDTDTPAKSGTAKPATVDARGHRPTSRGRDQYSYNRHNVAPPISGGNRYRGRPTAAPTGQQVQEKVEQPEAGGCTHASEEMGVLCPTGCELKTALLKQERSVKSSISTLKPQVAELTRSTNDIHDYVTRMSVSVRERQRIIGDNSRVVSQYTDQVEEQHAYIKETVDTVFPSNIRILTGVLDKIKQKILKLEKAIQSQRELCKEPCTTKCPVPVVSGKDCEDIFRRGGKDSQMYLVKPDAFYPAYKAYCDQTSKNGGWLLIQSRLDGSVDFGRRWDEYRRGFGNVAFDVGKGHCETPGEYWLGNDRISQLTKMGPTEVLIEMTDWSGAQVYAQYQQFTIQTEASNYVMAVDGYSGNAGNGFLLGSMELFGENRTMTIHNGMMFSTYDRDNDNWTPGDPSKQCAKEDGGGWWYNRCHSANPNGRYYIGGAYTKQMAKHGTDDGVVWMNWKGSWYSLKAISMKIRPYFNPASK